The Amycolatopsis viridis genome window below encodes:
- a CDS encoding DUF2470 domain-containing protein — translation MAQIRRPPAPSPAERAKTIAARNGPGALLTAGDPVGSDRVVPELHHVHPSGSVSILLRDDHPLLERTRRAERSELAVVFELADHAPVDLREPIRGLLWITGRLRCSSPESARARALSIAGTRPDPRLLDLGHGLSLLRLTPASLVLADAEGTHSLRPHAVNSVPPDPFTAYESGWLAHLETDHPDVLGRLARHLPDNLRGGRIRPLGLDRFGLRLRVESPGGDHDVRLAFTQPVHSPAQLGVELRRLVGCPFLARVQP, via the coding sequence GTGGCCCAGATCAGACGCCCGCCCGCACCGAGCCCCGCCGAGCGCGCGAAGACCATCGCCGCGCGCAACGGCCCCGGCGCGCTGCTCACCGCAGGCGACCCGGTCGGCAGCGACCGCGTGGTGCCCGAACTGCACCACGTCCACCCGTCCGGCAGCGTCAGCATCCTGCTGCGGGACGACCACCCGCTGCTGGAGCGAACCCGGCGGGCCGAGCGGAGTGAGCTGGCCGTCGTGTTCGAACTCGCCGACCACGCCCCCGTGGACCTGCGCGAACCGATCCGCGGACTGCTGTGGATCACCGGCCGGCTGCGGTGCTCGAGCCCGGAATCGGCCCGCGCCCGCGCCCTGTCGATCGCCGGGACGCGCCCGGATCCACGCCTGCTCGACCTCGGCCACGGGCTGAGCCTGCTGCGGCTCACCCCGGCCTCGCTCGTCCTCGCCGACGCCGAAGGCACCCACTCGCTGCGCCCGCACGCGGTCAACTCAGTCCCGCCGGACCCGTTCACCGCCTACGAGTCCGGGTGGCTCGCGCACCTGGAAACCGATCACCCGGACGTGCTCGGCCGGCTCGCCCGGCACCTTCCGGACAACCTGCGCGGCGGCCGGATCCGGCCACTCGGCCTGGACCGGTTCGGCCTGCGGCTGCGGGTGGAGTCCCCCGGCGGCGACCACGACGTGCGGCTCGCCTTCACCCAGCCGGTGCACAGCCCGGCGCAGCTCGGCGTCGAGCTGCGCCGCCTGGTCGGCTGCCCGTTCCTGGCGCGCGTGCAGCCCTGA
- a CDS encoding PPOX class F420-dependent oxidoreductase yields the protein MPRIATADPVDRAELLDFLRTRHRAVLMTTRANGTPQLSPVTAGIDPEGRFVVATYPQRAKTRNARRTPAVSACVLSDDWNGPWVQFDGRAEVLDVPEAVEPLVEYFRSISGEHPDWDEYREAMVRQNKALIRVTIERWGPIATGGFPPELA from the coding sequence ATGCCCAGGATTGCGACTGCTGACCCCGTGGACCGCGCCGAGCTGCTGGACTTCCTCCGCACCCGGCACCGCGCCGTCCTGATGACCACCCGCGCCAACGGCACCCCGCAGCTGTCCCCGGTGACGGCCGGGATCGACCCGGAGGGCCGGTTCGTCGTGGCCACCTACCCGCAGCGCGCCAAGACGCGCAACGCGCGGCGCACCCCGGCGGTGTCGGCGTGCGTGCTCTCCGACGACTGGAACGGGCCGTGGGTCCAGTTCGACGGCCGTGCCGAGGTGCTGGACGTGCCCGAGGCGGTCGAACCGCTGGTCGAGTACTTCCGCAGCATCTCCGGTGAGCACCCGGACTGGGACGAGTACCGCGAGGCGATGGTCCGGCAGAACAAGGCCCTCATCCGGGTCACCATCGAGCGCTGGGGTCCCATCGCCACCGGCGGTTTCCCGCCCGAACTCGCCTGA
- a CDS encoding CPBP family intramembrane glutamic endopeptidase codes for MDAGTARRLRIEVVVVFSITLGLSGARSLLSLIDSLLQPQPLSDQHVALNVPQRAADLLDLLAQLLSAVQLAGWGALGAYLLWRGGTKLADVGLDRTRPGRDALWGAGLAALIGIPGLVLYFAGWKLGINLAVVPSRLNDTWWRPIALTLSAFGNAFAEEVLVVGYLLTRLRQLGWRENTALFAAAVLRGSYHLYQGFGGFVGNLVMGLVFGRVWQRTNRLVPLVVAHTLLDVVSFVGYSLLRGHVSWLP; via the coding sequence ATGGACGCCGGGACCGCGCGACGGCTGCGGATCGAGGTGGTCGTCGTCTTCTCGATCACCCTGGGCCTGTCCGGCGCGCGCAGCCTGCTGTCGCTGATCGACTCGCTGTTGCAGCCGCAACCGCTGTCCGACCAGCACGTCGCGCTGAACGTTCCGCAGCGCGCGGCCGACCTGCTCGACCTGCTCGCGCAGCTGCTCTCCGCCGTGCAGCTGGCCGGGTGGGGTGCACTCGGCGCATACCTGCTGTGGCGCGGCGGGACGAAGCTCGCCGACGTCGGCCTGGACCGCACCCGCCCGGGCCGGGACGCGCTGTGGGGCGCCGGGCTGGCCGCACTGATCGGCATCCCCGGCCTGGTGCTGTACTTCGCCGGCTGGAAGCTCGGGATCAACCTGGCCGTCGTCCCGTCCCGGCTGAACGACACGTGGTGGCGGCCGATCGCGCTGACGCTGTCCGCGTTCGGCAACGCCTTCGCCGAGGAAGTGCTGGTCGTCGGCTACCTGCTGACCCGGCTGCGGCAGCTGGGGTGGCGGGAGAACACCGCGCTGTTCGCCGCGGCCGTGCTGCGCGGCTCCTACCACCTCTACCAGGGCTTCGGCGGGTTCGTCGGCAACCTGGTGATGGGCCTGGTGTTCGGCCGGGTGTGGCAGCGCACGAACCGGCTGGTGCCGCTGGTGGTCGCGCACACGCTGCTCGACGTGGTCTCGTTCGTGGGGTACTCGCTACTGCGCGGACACGTCAGCTGGCTGCCCTGA
- a CDS encoding arginine deiminase: MDSEVGPLRAVLLHRPGNELTRLTPRNNDKLLFDSIPWVGRAQEEHDAFAEVLRGRGVEVLLLADVLREALADPRAHAAGVLAAVDDRRLGEDLGDALRAHLSGVDAVTLAEVLMAGLTFEELPAAAGASLVRKIHHPHDFAVDPLPNLLFTRDSSVWIADRVAISSLAMPARRRETALLDLVYAYHPRFSHAARAYGAHSAPIEGGDVLLLAPGVLAVGIGERTTAAGAESLARSLFADDIAHTVLAVPIAQARATMHLDTVCTMVAPDAVVMYPLARDELVAFTLRPDGDGSLRVSGPEPFLHAAAEAMGIEKLRVIDTGLDPVTAEREQWDDGNNTLALAPGVVVGYERNVETNARLADAGIEVLAIAGSELGSGRGGPRCMSCPVVRDPIQE; the protein is encoded by the coding sequence GTGGACAGCGAGGTCGGCCCGCTGCGTGCCGTCCTGCTGCACCGGCCGGGCAACGAGCTCACGAGGCTCACCCCGCGCAACAACGACAAGCTGCTGTTCGACTCGATCCCGTGGGTCGGCCGGGCGCAGGAGGAGCACGACGCGTTCGCCGAGGTGCTGCGCGGGCGCGGCGTCGAGGTGCTCCTGCTGGCCGACGTCCTGCGGGAGGCGCTGGCCGATCCGCGGGCGCACGCCGCCGGCGTGCTCGCGGCGGTGGACGACCGGCGGCTGGGCGAGGACCTGGGGGACGCGCTGCGCGCGCACCTGTCCGGTGTGGACGCGGTGACGCTGGCCGAGGTGCTGATGGCCGGGCTGACGTTCGAAGAGCTGCCCGCCGCGGCGGGTGCCTCGCTGGTCCGCAAGATCCACCACCCGCACGACTTCGCCGTCGATCCGCTGCCGAACCTGTTGTTCACCCGCGATTCCTCGGTCTGGATCGCCGACCGGGTGGCGATCTCGTCGCTGGCCATGCCGGCGCGGCGGCGGGAGACCGCCCTGCTCGACCTCGTCTACGCCTACCACCCGCGCTTCTCGCACGCCGCGCGCGCGTACGGGGCGCACTCCGCGCCGATCGAGGGCGGGGACGTGCTGCTGCTCGCGCCGGGGGTGCTGGCCGTCGGCATCGGGGAACGCACCACCGCCGCCGGTGCGGAGTCGCTGGCCCGGTCGTTGTTCGCCGACGACATCGCGCACACCGTGCTCGCGGTGCCGATCGCGCAGGCCCGCGCCACGATGCACCTGGACACCGTCTGCACCATGGTCGCCCCGGACGCGGTGGTGATGTACCCGCTGGCGCGGGACGAGCTGGTGGCCTTCACCCTGCGCCCGGACGGGGACGGTTCGCTGCGCGTGAGCGGGCCGGAGCCGTTCCTGCACGCCGCGGCCGAGGCGATGGGCATCGAGAAGCTGCGCGTGATCGACACCGGTCTGGACCCGGTGACCGCGGAACGCGAGCAGTGGGACGACGGCAACAACACCCTGGCGCTCGCGCCCGGCGTGGTGGTGGGCTACGAGCGCAACGTGGAAACCAACGCGCGGCTGGCCGACGCCGGTATCGAGGTGCTGGCCATCGCCGGTTCCGAGCTGGGATCCGGCCGCGGCGGACCGCGCTGCATGTCGTGCCCGGTGGTCCGGGATCCCATTCAGGAATAA
- a CDS encoding ferritin: MAMLKKEPRSKFYELLQQQVHNEFNASQQYLALAVWFDDADLPQLARHFYRQAVEERNHALAIVQYMMDTDHHVEIPPTGEVRNDFADPVELVELALEQEKEVTADFRTLVKAARAEDDYLGEQFLQWFLKEQVEEVSQMSTLLTVVKRAAGNMFEVENWLARESVGDSGGDPDMPPVAGGAL, from the coding sequence ATGGCGATGTTGAAGAAGGAACCGCGCTCGAAGTTCTACGAGCTCCTGCAGCAGCAGGTGCACAACGAGTTCAACGCGTCCCAGCAGTACCTGGCGCTGGCGGTCTGGTTCGACGACGCGGACCTGCCCCAGCTGGCCCGGCACTTCTACCGCCAGGCGGTGGAGGAGCGCAACCACGCGCTCGCGATCGTGCAGTACATGATGGACACCGACCACCACGTGGAGATCCCGCCGACCGGCGAGGTGCGCAACGACTTCGCCGACCCGGTCGAGCTGGTCGAGCTCGCGCTGGAGCAGGAGAAGGAGGTCACGGCCGACTTCCGCACCCTGGTCAAGGCCGCCCGCGCCGAGGACGACTACCTGGGCGAGCAGTTCCTCCAGTGGTTCCTCAAGGAACAGGTCGAGGAGGTGTCGCAGATGTCCACCCTGCTCACCGTGGTCAAGCGCGCCGCCGGGAACATGTTCGAGGTGGAGAACTGGCTGGCCCGCGAGTCCGTGGGCGACAGCGGCGGCGACCCGGACATGCCGCCGGTCGCCGGAGGCGCCTTGTAA
- a CDS encoding SigE family RNA polymerase sigma factor produces the protein MSDELADFGEFVQASLPGLLRYGHALTGNPHDAADLVQTVLEKIGSRWSHVRRKTADPLAYVRRAMANAHISRWRRLKRESLVADPPEQRTADPVDPFEHEPLWQALRELPPRQRAVIVLRYYEGLSEAEIAASLGVSTGTVKSQASKAIATLRTKIGSMSGGRDDW, from the coding sequence GTGAGCGACGAGCTGGCGGACTTCGGTGAGTTCGTGCAGGCCAGCCTGCCCGGACTGCTCCGCTACGGTCACGCCCTGACCGGCAACCCGCACGACGCCGCCGACCTCGTGCAGACGGTGCTGGAGAAGATCGGCTCACGCTGGAGCCACGTGCGGCGCAAGACGGCCGATCCGCTGGCCTACGTCCGCCGCGCCATGGCCAACGCGCACATCAGCCGGTGGCGCCGGCTGAAGCGGGAGAGCCTGGTCGCCGATCCGCCCGAGCAGCGCACCGCCGACCCGGTGGACCCGTTCGAGCACGAACCGCTGTGGCAGGCGCTGCGCGAACTGCCGCCGCGCCAGCGCGCCGTCATCGTGCTCCGCTACTACGAGGGCCTGTCCGAGGCCGAGATCGCCGCCTCGCTGGGCGTCAGCACGGGCACGGTGAAGAGCCAGGCCAGCAAGGCCATCGCGACCCTGCGGACCAAGATCGGCTCGATGTCCGGGGGGAGGGACGACTGGTGA
- a CDS encoding DUF952 domain-containing protein, giving the protein MILHVCAASEWTGADYRAPSLDTVGFIHCADPGTVVIPANARFTGRRDLVLLEIDPSRLDVPLRWEEGDPPHPDGVLFPHVYGRIPAEAVVAVHPFPPGADGRFRLPDRIAQRDPA; this is encoded by the coding sequence GTGATCCTGCACGTCTGCGCCGCGAGCGAGTGGACGGGCGCGGACTACCGCGCCCCGTCCCTCGACACGGTCGGCTTCATCCACTGCGCCGACCCGGGCACGGTGGTGATCCCGGCGAACGCCCGGTTCACCGGCCGCCGCGACCTGGTGCTGCTGGAGATCGACCCGTCCCGGCTGGACGTCCCGCTGCGCTGGGAAGAGGGTGACCCACCCCACCCGGACGGCGTGCTGTTCCCGCACGTGTACGGCCGCATCCCGGCGGAGGCGGTGGTGGCTGTGCACCCGTTCCCGCCCGGCGCGGACGGCCGGTTCCGCCTCCCGGACCGCATCGCGCAACGCGACCCCGCCTGA
- a CDS encoding DUF5926 family protein, producing MGKGARKRGPKKDKAPKIRDVFVAQPFEGLAAEPELIALREFVPSATAPLSLVDAGERRITLATVLPMAAAAFVRTDGEVFVGLQVQTRSSDISRDLGRAVRWALTAEPGDVLPVPDTTSAPQDGERLQDLLVADAELDVTLHTNFDWWLPEDTDPSGEVKVSLERANEAIMPTERLGTGSYWVLAGEKAHLRWVRREPEGRLMQALARLSAAGELSLGEGSRYAGSFRAHGLLVPVWDLDPEAHAREWAEPAEQLGARLDEALKSVADEPLTAAERRARDGLVGRQLTLR from the coding sequence ATGGGCAAGGGTGCGCGCAAGCGGGGTCCGAAGAAGGACAAGGCACCGAAGATCCGGGACGTGTTCGTGGCGCAGCCGTTCGAGGGGCTGGCCGCGGAACCGGAGCTGATCGCGCTGCGCGAGTTCGTGCCGTCGGCCACCGCGCCGCTGTCCCTTGTGGACGCGGGCGAGCGGAGGATCACGCTGGCGACCGTGCTGCCGATGGCCGCGGCCGCGTTCGTGCGCACCGACGGCGAGGTGTTCGTCGGGCTCCAGGTGCAGACCCGGTCCAGCGACATCAGCCGCGACCTGGGCCGCGCGGTCCGCTGGGCGCTGACGGCCGAGCCCGGTGACGTGCTGCCGGTGCCGGACACCACGAGCGCCCCGCAGGACGGTGAGCGCCTGCAGGACCTGCTGGTGGCGGATGCGGAGCTGGACGTCACGCTGCACACCAACTTCGACTGGTGGCTGCCCGAGGACACCGACCCCAGCGGCGAGGTCAAGGTGTCGCTGGAGCGGGCCAACGAGGCGATCATGCCGACCGAGCGCCTCGGCACCGGTTCGTACTGGGTCCTGGCCGGGGAGAAGGCGCACCTGCGCTGGGTGCGGCGCGAGCCGGAGGGCCGCCTGATGCAGGCGCTGGCCCGGCTGTCCGCGGCCGGTGAGCTGTCGTTGGGCGAGGGCTCCCGGTACGCCGGGTCCTTCCGGGCGCACGGTCTGCTGGTGCCGGTGTGGGACCTCGACCCCGAGGCGCACGCCCGCGAGTGGGCCGAGCCGGCCGAGCAGCTGGGCGCCCGCCTGGACGAGGCGCTGAAGTCCGTCGCGGACGAACCGCTGACCGCGGCCGAGCGCCGGGCACGCGACGGGCTCGTCGGCCGTCAGCTGACGCTGCGGTAG
- a CDS encoding cytochrome P450 — MFDPRDPAFLDDPYPEFARLRAQAPVHRHDGLGLAIAVSHAAASAVLRHRGLGRIWTDASPAEQFVSFNLLHRNSLLENEPPVHTRLRRSISSAFGRGHVERLRPTVAKLADELVAGLANDITAHGSADLLEALAQPLPVAVISELLDVPEADRPRLVPWSNAIVKMYEYGLPESGRVAAEHAATEFVAFLRDLAGRRRREPGADLITDLLHADLSEDEVVATAVLLLMAGHEATVNVIGNGVWALMRYPDQWHRLREDPGLMPTAVEELIRFDAPLQLFERTATEDVEIAGFRVARGQKIAALLGAAARDPAVFADPDTLDVGRTDGTHLGFGAGIHYCIGAPLARIEIAAALSALVRRLPELRLAAEPQRRPEFVIRGLRNLPVTA, encoded by the coding sequence ATGTTCGATCCGCGTGACCCCGCGTTCCTCGACGATCCGTACCCGGAGTTCGCCCGGCTGCGTGCGCAGGCCCCGGTGCACCGGCACGACGGCCTCGGCCTGGCGATCGCGGTGTCGCACGCGGCGGCCTCGGCGGTGCTGCGGCACCGCGGGCTGGGCCGGATCTGGACCGACGCGAGCCCGGCCGAGCAGTTCGTGTCGTTCAACCTCCTGCACCGCAACTCCTTGCTGGAGAACGAACCCCCGGTGCACACCCGCCTGCGCCGCTCGATCTCGTCGGCGTTCGGACGCGGGCACGTGGAGCGGCTCCGGCCGACGGTCGCGAAGCTCGCCGACGAGCTGGTCGCGGGCCTGGCGAACGACATCACCGCGCACGGCTCGGCGGACCTGCTCGAGGCGCTCGCCCAGCCGCTGCCGGTCGCGGTGATCTCGGAACTGCTCGACGTCCCGGAGGCCGACCGCCCGCGGCTGGTGCCGTGGTCGAACGCGATCGTGAAGATGTACGAGTACGGCCTGCCCGAGTCCGGCCGGGTGGCGGCCGAGCACGCGGCGACCGAGTTCGTGGCGTTCCTGCGGGACCTGGCCGGACGGCGCCGGCGGGAACCGGGCGCGGACCTGATCACCGACCTGCTGCACGCCGACCTCAGCGAGGACGAGGTGGTGGCGACCGCCGTGCTGCTGCTGATGGCCGGTCACGAGGCGACGGTCAACGTGATCGGCAACGGGGTCTGGGCGCTGATGCGGTACCCGGACCAGTGGCACCGGCTGCGCGAGGACCCCGGCCTGATGCCGACCGCGGTCGAGGAGCTGATCCGGTTCGACGCGCCGCTCCAGTTGTTCGAGCGCACCGCGACCGAGGACGTCGAGATCGCCGGGTTCCGGGTGGCCCGCGGCCAGAAGATCGCCGCGCTGCTCGGCGCGGCGGCCCGTGACCCCGCGGTGTTCGCCGACCCGGACACACTCGACGTCGGCCGCACCGACGGCACGCACCTGGGCTTCGGTGCCGGCATCCACTACTGCATCGGCGCGCCGCTGGCCCGGATCGAGATCGCCGCCGCGCTGTCGGCGCTGGTGCGGCGGCTGCCGGAGCTGCGGCTGGCCGCGGAGCCGCAGCGGCGGCCCGAGTTCGTGATCCGCGGACTGCGGAACCTGCCGGTGACGGCCTAA